In Ooceraea biroi isolate clonal line C1 chromosome 6, Obir_v5.4, whole genome shotgun sequence, the genomic stretch CTTCTTCTTTTCACACTTATGTACTCCCATTCATCTTTTGGCCATCGTTATCGACTAACATCATCAATACTATCATACAGactttgttatttatatttctatcttattataaattattctaatcTTTTTACAGACACGTTGTAGACTTTTCGGTTCAATTATGCGTATCACATTTGCTTCGTTATTaaagcaatttaaataaaagttcgTACGTTCTCACCTATATCTACGCGTTACACCTGTGGGAATTATCACACgtgcaatttcttttcatttggTATGCCTCTTCACAACACACTTGTCGAGAAATTAGCTTTGTacttacatataaaaaaatattttctaccattaattaaatattatacaggtCATTCCTACATTACAAATGTATCAGCTCAATGCTTAAAATTAGCGATGATACGTGCACAATTCATACaaaaattaagtattatttttatggcAGTAAACAATCTGTGATATCTACAATATTAACAAAGTTTCCTGTTGTAATATTCGAAGAAGAGCACACTTATAATACGAGAttgtttatgcaatgaaactTCTGAAATTTTTCGCAAAGATGAGATTCGgggaataaatatttacgttaAGATTacgtatgtaaaatattaaaaaaagaaaacgtttgCTGTTACTCTCTTTTAATAGCTTTCGAAGAATTAGCTTGCGTCATTTTTACGTATGACGTCTATATACTGGGTGTTACTAAAATTCTTGGCTAAATCTCGTAGATGTACTTTTTGATGAACACGCCTGCAAATGTACAAATGTCTCTTCCAGTCAAGGCATTTTAATAACACTtcgtatatatctataatgtaAAGCACGATGTAGATACGTTAGtccattatataaataaatctctttAACGTTAAACACATGTCAGTAAAAAGTAAAGGCAAATATCATGAGAATGAACTTCCATGTAACGATACTTTATGAAATTCCAAATAACCGTTCATCACCGGTATCGATATTTACAAGGTTTCAATATTGTTAACTAGTATGTAAACATagcacgtaaaaataaaaatattacactaCTCTGGTATATAACTTATAACCGCATACAAGTAAAAAgcgaatatgaaaataaaaaaaaaaaaagagtcataatatttatcttaaaacaGAAAGATGATATTTAGGATCATTTTATGACGTAACTAAATGCCAGATATGAAATACGCtaaaattcatattaatatgtatcatTTATACTGCGTGTATACTGTATGTTGTACATACGTTAATATCTTAATTGAAAAGTTCACTTCCAAACCGTTTCAGATATtttgtaagaaataaataatttaaaaaataaacttgcACAAGACAGTTTGGAAATAAGCTTTCCAATTTTGAGTGAAGAAAATATCCTcttacaatttttttcgaaatttcaggtaaataagaatagaaaataattaactgaTTTGTGATATTTAGAAATGCTTAATTTAACAAAGACCTCGATTCAATTTTCCGCACAGtctcaatataaataaatattgtctaCATATGTTTATTGTGGATTAGTTTGGTAGAcgagtaaaataatttgattctCTCTAGAtcaacgataaaaatttttatattatggaACATAGGAGttcacaaatataaaaaaataatattgagattgatattgatataattagaTATTGGTATTAGATACTGTCACATGTATAATAacctataaattaataaaaatctataaactCATTAAAGAAGAGAATTAAGTGGACTAGAAAAAcgtaaattgtaataaagcaattatctaactaattaataattgagaaGTCCATTTTTATCTCATCTGTCatgtatctttttaataaagtgaAATTGATCAAActgtaattttagaaaaaaatgaagcATCTTAAGAATTTTGCCAAATGAACATGCtacatcaattttatatatgtcaCAACTCACAAAATAgtgaaaataacaaaatatgtattttttaatttgtaatttaaacgTAGTGAGATTCTCTGATGAATTCGGAGTAGggttttatttaacaaaaatgcaGAGTACGCTAAAACGTAATGTGATTTGTATGATCTTTCGTATAACAGgtataagtataaatataaataaatataaatatttatatttatatatccatACATTGTAAATACAAGATTCAATAAACCTTATCAGATCTCTGTCAAGATTCTGCCAAGATTATTGAACACGAAAGATATTATAGCACTTGGTTTTCAATTTTGCCAGAAAATTTCTGCTGATCAAATTCGTAACGAACGATTAGTGCGATATCTAGTTTCAAGAAATCATTTTGTTATCTGGGGAAAAAAAGACGGAAAATCCATGgaacgataataaaattaacttattaagtCAATTTATCagctgtaataaaattaacttaggaaattaatttctcgcgcgtttaccattttccaatttcatagCACAATACGGGGAATGAAGATGGACGAACGAAAACTCTGTCGCTGATGCGGCTGATGATTTAAATAGTCGCGCGTGCGCGACCGAATCAGATCTAACAATGAGGATATATCCTCTTACAGATAATCCCAGCAGAAGTTACCTTatccgttttctctctctctctctccgttaGTCGTCACTAGGCGGAAATCACTCTGTCAGACTGAGAGAGAACGGAAGCATCTCTTTCTCGTGTCGACTCACAGAAGCTACACTCTCACAATGTGCACCGCCACGCGTGTATCACAAGTAATCGGTCCGAGTCCACTCGCTGCTCGCCACCAGATCGATCGTTCGGATTGTAAATACTATTTGACTTCCACCCCCGTTTAATGTACAGAGAAGACTAATTATGCGGCTCGCTAATAAGGTAATACAAAATGTACGGAATATGCATCGTGCCTCTACGCATTTCGCGACACCTTGTGCTAGAATCGAGTTCTCCTCCGGCCCTCAGAGATGACGCTGATGGATAAGTGCATGTACCGGAAGCTGTCTACCCCTTTGATACCTCTGGCAGCGACCCATACTCAGATCGTGACACTCGTACACATTGGCGACCGCGTTGCGGGGCGCCGAGAAATCGTCTAATCCAATCGAGTACGGAGCAGAGGCACCAAAGGGTTCCTCTAGTTATTCCATGGGATGGTGACGTCCGCCGCATATCCCACAGGACATCCCGCACCAGTGTACAGCCTTCAGCGGAGGATAGATCCACAGGCAGGGAACGATCAGCGACAGCAGAGCCAAACCGAACCACCTGCGCCCGCATCCCTCCTCCGTACTACAACTGCGGAATTTTCAATTGGTAAGTTGAATTTTAATGCGATCCCTTGATGAAGGAAAGAAGCTATTCGGAGAACTCACCTACAAGGGTTTTGTGCAAAATCACCTTCGGCGTCGCTCATGCAGTGATACAACATACATTGGGCACACGATAAACAGGAGACCGTCGCGATCCCGCGCCTGATCGGGTCCGGGGCGTACTCGCAGGAGCCCTTAGGATTATGCTGCTCGGAGTAGAGCTCCTGACAGTGCTTGCAGCGCAGGTGCACGTTGCGCTTGCCGGTGTTTTTCGAGGGCTGCGATATTATGATATCCGGCTTCTTCAGGGAGCTGCCACTGTTGGAGGTGTTGTGCCCGTCCAATCGTTCGCTCTTCTGATCGTCGATGATTGGATACAGATATTCATGATTAAGCGTCGTGAGCTGCACGTAGGGGTAATTGTCCGATCCGATATCCGCGGCGGATGTCAGGGAGTATTGCGTCGGCGGGCTTTTAACGGGGGAGCCGCCGATGTAGTGGATAGATCGGTGCGGATCGGTAAGCTCCGTATACTGAGAGTAATTCGGTACTCGAACTATCCCGTGAGGCGTGTCTGAAGACGGACGTAGCTCGGGTGGTTCCAACGGCAAATTCAACGTCtgcaaaataaatgcaaaatgattttttcgAGATCAGAATTGCCTCCAGCTTCCGGTTTGTCGCGAGTTTCTCCTGTGATTACTATAAGGTTCCTTACCATAAAAACATCCTCGTCGCCGGTATCTGAAGTATTGGCGGTTGTCAAGTCGGACAGACCTGTTACAAAGTTTCAAAGTACGAGCCGAGTGAGAAGACATAAGTAGCAGGACGACGAAACGGGTTTAAAACTACTATGAGGCTTACCATTTGCATAATCCGTAACAAGTCGCAGCAAAATGTGACGAATAAATGTgcgtgaataaattaataggaTATTTGGAGTCAATCTTATGTTTATCATAGAgcgaatacaatttttatgacGTATAAAAATGTGGCAATACGCTGATacgtttgtatatattttagttAAGGCTTGTGCTTTAAAACGGAAGAAACAAAGTTCCAAAcgaaacaagaaaatataattgcaaattaaatcATTGACGCTATATAATAGTCCGAAAATCTAGCATCATAAATGTAAGATCATAGtctaaacaattattaatttattaaaattggttttagtataaaaaaaaatgtgaaaataccTTCTAATAATTCCTCGACTGCCGTTCGAACACCTTTGTCGAATGCTCTTGCATCGGCAGCCGTTTGAAATGTTAAGCCAAACTTCTTCTCCCCCGTTCGCCAGTGATGGAAGGTTGgcattactttattatattcgAAATCCTTTTTAATTGTACAACTGAGAACAATCTGCAATGAAAGCATTTAACGttgcataaattataaacatacATACTGtaaactattataattatattaaatgcacaatgttgaaatattttgttgaGATAAGTTGTAGCAAAGCATTAGCAAGGCCCGTGAAACCTACCGACTGATCCGTAATGCGTTTGCCGTATATAAGGTACTCGTATTTCCTTTTATTCGCGCCAGGTGGGGAGATACTAGAGGATCCATGGTTTTGAGGAGCAACAGCTGTAGAATGCGCAGAGATACCAGTTCCATTGGCATTGTTTGTCTGATGTATTCCCGATGAGGTAACTCTGCGCCTGACTGAGACATTTGCCAAGCCGCCGCCGCTCAAAGGAACCCAACCACCCGAACTGTCATCTCTCGTCATTACCTGAGCGCGGACTCTCACCAGATTGCTACAACAACAACtacaaacaatataaaaattgttattatattacgtaGAAAGTGTCGATCACACAATGATTGACGTTAACTAATTAATTTGggacaatcaatttttaatgcatGTTTACAtggaagatatattttatattttactttggaGGCTTTGGAGGCATGTatgaataaattgataaaaaagttTGATGTACAAGCATCAGCATCACATGCGTCtacattagatattttttcaGATGATTTTCGTGTTTTTGCATCGCAGACCGTCCAATTTTTAGTagtttctataaaaaatatcaaacgaCGGATAAACGAATTTAAACTTTCATTGAAAATTATGACTGCCGTGTTCTGCGCGAACGTGCGAGCGCGTCCATTTAGCTAGATGTTACACACGCTGACATCGATTCAATGAATGAACGAGCATCCATACATGAACACTGGATGACGAACACACTATTAGAGGATTGGGCGAGGAGAGGGAAGGAATGGTGCATGTACAGGCACACCAGGGAGGCAGAGAAAGAGGCACAAGAGAGGGaggggaaagaaagagagaaaattgacAATGGGACAAATAGAAGAAAGGAGTGGAAACGGCGAGCGTTGTACCACTGAATAAAATCGTAAATGCGTCCGCGAGTTTTTCGGCTCATTTCCAGGCGCAGCGAAGAAAGCTCGTTAAGAAACTTGTTCGCGTTGTTGCAATTATGCAAGCTAGATCCACGAAAGGCAGAACgtgaaaagagagagcgagagagagaaggagggaacTGAGAGATGAATTCACGACGGGGAGAAGGAGGGGGAACAAAGTCATGTAGATCAGATAAAAGCGCGGCCGAATAACGCGTATTCGACGCAACTGGCAGATACGTAGGCGCGACGACAACAATAACGCAATGACAAGAACGAGAGACGTCACGGGTGTATTCCGCGAGAATGGAACGGTCTCGAGAAAAGGGATGCGGCGCGAGAATGAAAAGCAGCTCGCCCACACATATACTTACTCGTCCGACGCCTCTGTCATGATTCGAGGTATCAAAGCCTTCACTCGAAGCCCACTCTCTCCCACACTTCACCATTTTCGTCGCACCGAAAAGACATTCGATCACGCGATTCTACCTGCGGAGCTTTTTTAGACCAGCACCGATACCGACACAGGAAGCGCCCCagttctcctcctcctccaccaccaccgtcgccgccgccgtcgccgccaccgccgccaccaccaccacctcctctttctccaccTTCCGTCACTTTGCACTCCGCGTGCACTACATCCCCGCACGGCCGCACCGACGACACCGCGCAACACGCAGAGCTCGCCAGGACCGCGCTGGTCCACCACGCCTGCTCGGCTATCAGGCCTCTCCGCGAGCCGTCGTCTCGGTCGTCCTGGTCTCACTTGGGTATCACTCCGATCGTGCCTCGCCTCCTCGCCTGGCGGCCGTACCCTCCGATCAACCTTCCACCGCGACTGCCACGGTGCACTTGACGCTGCACGCTCGCGAGAAAGTGCTCGAGCACCGTAACCACGAACGCGAGCTGGCCGCGATCGGAAGAACGCGACTGAGAACGCGACAGTCCCCGACGGACCCCGCGCGCCGTCCACCGAGACCGCAAAACCGCGTCCGCGGAACCACTTATCGACTACCTCACGATCAAGTCGCGCCGGTTATTCTGCGCAACAGGATTCATTCATCGATACCGCACACACAGTCCTCGCGTAATgaagcgcgccgcgcgcgcactcCTGCGACGGCGCTGGGTAACTGGTGGACGCGGCGCGGTCGGTAAATTAATCGCGGCGATTCACGTCAGTCAACGCGCTCCGCAAGTTTCTGATCTCACCTTTCGAGAATCGCTCTAGCAGCGCCGTTCGAATCGCGATTTGTGGCACGCGTTTTGCTGCGCGTATGACCGTCCGATTGGAAAGTTCTTACGAAAAGTAAGGGATGATCTTTCACGTGTtgttaaggtgatcctggagttgctagtgaactattttttcactatagcgatggtaattgcagtttcgaaaattctctttattgcttgtgcagaataaaaaatccttttccacaaatgaagtatagatagaaagaaagtccgctctacaggactttatattcaaaatggaacaaagttagaaacgacaaatgcaagtttttaacttttttccattttgaatataaagtcctgtagagcggactttctttctatctatacttcatttgtggaaaaggattttttattctgcacaagcaataaagagaattttcgaaactgcaattaccatcgctatagtgagaAAATAGTTCattagcagctccagcatccccttaaaaaaattacaggGAGAGAACGCCCTCGCGTTCAGCCGCGAGATTCAGCGAGATTTAAAGTCCGCGCGTAAAAACTTCGGACGTTCCTG encodes the following:
- the LOC105286643 gene encoding sprouty-related, EVH1 domain-containing protein 1 isoform X3 translates to MTEASDDCCCSNLVRVRAQVMTRDDSSGGWVPLSGGGLANVSVRRRVTSSGIHQTNNANGTGISAHSTAVAPQNHGSSSISPPGANKRKYEYLIYGKRITDQSIVLSCTIKKDFEYNKVMPTFHHWRTGEKKFGLTFQTAADARAFDKGVRTAVEELLEDTGDEDVFMTLNLPLEPPELRPSSDTPHGIVRVPNYSQYTELTDPHRSIHYIGGSPVKSPPTQYSLTSAADIGSDNYPYVQLTTLNHEYLYPIIDDQKSERLDGHNTSNSGSSLKKPDIIISQPSKNTGKRNVHLRCKHCQELYSEQHNPKGSCEYAPDPIRRGIATVSCLSCAQCMLYHCMSDAEGDFAQNPCSCSTEEGCGRRWFGLALLSLIVPCLWIYPPLKAVHWCGMSCGICGGRHHPME
- the LOC105286643 gene encoding sprouty-related, EVH1 domain-containing protein 1 isoform X2 — encoded protein: MTEASDDNLVRVRAQVMTRDDSSGGWVPLSGGGLANVSVRRRVTSSGIHQTNNANGTGISAHSTAVAPQNHGSSSISPPGANKRKYEYLIYGKRITDQSIVLSCTIKKDFEYNKVMPTFHHWRTGEKKFGLTFQTAADARAFDKGVRTAVEELLEGLSDLTTANTSDTGDEDVFMTLNLPLEPPELRPSSDTPHGIVRVPNYSQYTELTDPHRSIHYIGGSPVKSPPTQYSLTSAADIGSDNYPYVQLTTLNHEYLYPIIDDQKSERLDGHNTSNSGSSLKKPDIIISQPSKNTGKRNVHLRCKHCQELYSEQHNPKGSCEYAPDPIRRGIATVSCLSCAQCMLYHCMSDAEGDFAQNPCSCSTEEGCGRRWFGLALLSLIVPCLWIYPPLKAVHWCGMSCGICGGRHHPME
- the LOC105286643 gene encoding sprouty-related, EVH1 domain-containing protein 1 isoform X1, which encodes MTEASDDCCCSNLVRVRAQVMTRDDSSGGWVPLSGGGLANVSVRRRVTSSGIHQTNNANGTGISAHSTAVAPQNHGSSSISPPGANKRKYEYLIYGKRITDQSIVLSCTIKKDFEYNKVMPTFHHWRTGEKKFGLTFQTAADARAFDKGVRTAVEELLEGLSDLTTANTSDTGDEDVFMTLNLPLEPPELRPSSDTPHGIVRVPNYSQYTELTDPHRSIHYIGGSPVKSPPTQYSLTSAADIGSDNYPYVQLTTLNHEYLYPIIDDQKSERLDGHNTSNSGSSLKKPDIIISQPSKNTGKRNVHLRCKHCQELYSEQHNPKGSCEYAPDPIRRGIATVSCLSCAQCMLYHCMSDAEGDFAQNPCSCSTEEGCGRRWFGLALLSLIVPCLWIYPPLKAVHWCGMSCGICGGRHHPME